The following nucleotide sequence is from Flavobacterium sp. N1736.
TAGTCAACATAGTACGATGGCAGTATTGTATCTAAATAGTATGAAAGAAGCCTTAATGGAATTTCATAAAACAGTTCTGATAGATGATTATAGGAAATATACAAATTACTATGGAGAAGCTCCTACTGATGCTTTTTACGAAGCAATGGCTTGGGGAGGTTTAAGAGATAATAAAATAAAGGCGTGGGCAAATTTGCCGTCAGATAAAAAAGTTTCTATTGAAGCACTTGCAAACAGAGTAAACTTATTAAGTAAAACAGTGCCTTGTCCAAATTAAAATTTAAATTATGAAAAAATACATGGTAATCATATTCTCTTTCTTTTTCCTGAGTTTTTTAACCGGTCAGGAAAAAGAAAAAGACACACTTTTTTTTAAATATGACAAGAAATATATTAAAACATATGTTGAAATTCCAAAACACTATTATTTAGATGAAATAAGTGATGCTAACAATGGAACTTTTTTCTTCAATGAGGTTCGTATTGCTAATGAGGTGAAAGCTAAAAAAATGCTATGCCTTAAAAAATTTGTTCGTAATTCAAAATTTTATAATAAAAAACAAAAGTTGGATGATTACCAACTAGGAGTTTTTTTAAATCAGTATATCCTTTATTTAGTGCGAAAAAATGGTGATTATAATGAATATATTCAAGTAGAAGCAGCGGTTGAAATCGAATAATCAGCTAAAGAATTTTATTTGAATTTCCACTAGCTAGAGCGTCCCGCTCGTGCCCGTTCCAAATTTAAACTTTATATACTTTGCGTTCACGAGCGGGACTCTCGCGCTAGCTCAATATTGTAACTCTTAATTTATTCTATCAAAAATACTAAACCTAAACAAAAATCCCAATTCTTTCGAATTGGGATTTTTGTTTTTAAAGCATTTGACCTATAGTTAATTATGAAAACATATTCAGGAATTATATAACGTAATCGCTGCTGTTTTAAGAGAACTTTGACATAACAATTCAATCAAATTAGTAACCTAAATTTTATTGTCATGCCAGATCCAAGAATTAAAAACGAGGAGCAATATCAAGCACTTTTAAAGAAAGGATATAGTCAGGAAAAAGCAGCCCGAATTGCTAACACTCCAAATTCAGGAGTAAAAGGAGGTAAAGCAAAACCTTATGAAGAATGGACAAAGGAACAATTATACCAGCAAGCTCAAAAAGCAGGTATTCCGGGTCGTTCTTATATGAACAAAAACAATCTTATTAAATCATTACGTACTAATTAATTAGAACGATAATGCAACTCTCTGCAAATATTATGAATGCCAAAATTAAACAGGAAAAACTAATGGAGCAATTGATAAAAGAGCCCCAAATGGTTTTAGAAAAACTAGATTTAGTTTACGTAAGCGACCACACGCTTACCATACAACGCTGTAGAGAAGGCGAAGGTTTTATCTATAAAAAAAACGGAAGATGT
It contains:
- a CDS encoding Rho termination factor, encoding MPDPRIKNEEQYQALLKKGYSQEKAARIANTPNSGVKGGKAKPYEEWTKEQLYQQAQKAGIPGRSYMNKNNLIKSLRTN